The following are encoded in a window of Haloarcula halophila genomic DNA:
- a CDS encoding DUF7535 family protein, whose product MTASLQSTTLETHHRRPDFLRLAQHQEPGTVVTEYSEELLAALNRGLDGTTEVAWIQGQSCSGCTMSFLQSEAPGVEDALSDLRERMSFHSTLMTPSGDGAMAGLERSPDVLIIEGAIPTRIPRAATLGVDERGEPRPVLDWVIELGQRADVVIAAGSCAAFGGLPAAGRFDGDTVGESPTGATGLQFDGQEAGGIFGPEFRTDSGLPVVNVSGCPLYADHLLLTLATVLNGHEPRLDEYNRPLPLFGPLVHDDCSLRPEYECGDFAAEPGDDGCLYDAGCAGVYAHCDGSMRLRNGGTTVCRQVGAPCIGCVEPAFWDRFTPFYEAGRDDARSDPDAETEAEQPGTDAVASPTDADTDAGMGVVGVVVALGLLVLAVPLAPVVAALWAYDRRRPDGEPISWSELPI is encoded by the coding sequence ATGACTGCGAGCCTCCAGTCGACGACGCTCGAAACGCACCACCGACGGCCGGACTTCCTCCGGTTGGCTCAGCACCAGGAGCCGGGGACGGTCGTCACCGAGTACAGCGAGGAACTGCTCGCGGCGCTGAACCGCGGGCTCGACGGGACAACGGAGGTCGCTTGGATCCAGGGACAGAGCTGTTCGGGCTGTACGATGTCGTTCCTCCAGAGCGAAGCCCCCGGCGTCGAGGACGCCCTGAGCGACCTGCGAGAGCGGATGAGCTTCCACTCGACGCTCATGACGCCGTCGGGCGACGGCGCGATGGCCGGACTGGAGCGTTCGCCGGACGTCCTGATCATCGAAGGAGCGATCCCGACCCGGATCCCGCGGGCGGCGACTCTCGGGGTCGACGAGCGCGGCGAGCCGCGGCCGGTGCTGGACTGGGTGATCGAACTCGGCCAGCGGGCCGACGTCGTCATCGCGGCCGGGAGCTGTGCGGCCTTCGGCGGGCTGCCGGCCGCCGGTCGGTTCGACGGCGACACCGTCGGCGAGAGTCCGACCGGCGCGACGGGCCTCCAGTTCGACGGGCAGGAGGCCGGGGGAATCTTCGGCCCGGAGTTCCGGACCGACAGCGGACTCCCCGTCGTCAACGTCTCGGGGTGTCCGCTGTACGCCGACCACCTCCTGCTGACCCTGGCGACGGTCCTGAACGGCCACGAGCCGCGGCTCGACGAGTACAACCGACCGCTGCCGCTGTTCGGGCCGCTGGTCCACGACGACTGTTCGCTCCGGCCGGAGTACGAATGTGGCGACTTCGCCGCCGAGCCCGGCGACGACGGCTGTCTGTACGACGCCGGCTGTGCGGGCGTCTACGCCCACTGTGACGGCTCGATGCGGTTGCGAAACGGCGGGACCACCGTCTGCCGGCAGGTCGGTGCCCCCTGTATCGGCTGTGTCGAACCGGCCTTCTGGGACCGGTTTACGCCCTTCTACGAGGCCGGTCGGGACGACGCGAGAAGCGATCCTGACGCCGAGACCGAGGCCGAACAGCCCGGGACCGACGCCGTGGCGTCCCCGACTGACGCGGACACGGACGCCGGGATGGGGGTCGTCGGCGTCGTCGTCGCGCTCGGACTGTTGGTACTGGCGGTCCCGCTGGCCCCGGTCGTCGCCGCGCTGTGGGCGTACGACCGGCGGCGTCCGGACGGTGAACCGATCAGCTGGTCCGAACTCCCCATCTGA
- a CDS encoding heme-binding protein encodes MEQRKPPATEEGWYVLHDCRSIDWDAWREAPQRVRDRALSEGIDFLSAYEAIEDAEEGQTAVYTVMGHKADLMILHLRPTMGDLDAAERHFEQTEFAAFTEQEFSYVSVTEASGYTEKSREYFDGEVDDDSGLAQYIQARLHPGVPDEEFVCFYPMSKRRQPDQNWYDTSFEERAAHIKRHGEIGRSHGSNVNQMICGSIGFDDWEWGITLWSEEMTAIKELLTEMRFDPSTSQFAEFGPFYVGRKFAPGDLPAVLAGQRVPTDQDAVPDAHTETDAHAGHDHGSSVHADDGATGDTEGHSGAHPGSASEGDHPHGEAADDADHPTSEHGGDEEDSDTSGGRPDVSGDYELVDDAVQRLGRLGLSEGETYDAGDFALIFHSSADAEALVDDVEDLAESFDHYDRHVTTTVRAQSGQTFVVSIWTAEEAAETAAGFLSDLDGIEQQFGGQLGEGEDDEDSRTAASSESIRTQLAAEGVYAGQPHGEDVYALVVYSEADPEELAAEVADLRDAFDRYDTHVRTSVYRSEDAETAAVASLWDTEDAAGTASEYLTDLPDVVRRQGESDGFGTMGMFYTVKPEYRTEFVEKFDTVGGLLAEMDGHRETSLLANHDDENDMFIASQWDSKEDAMAFFRSEEFSETVDWGRDVLADRPRHVFLA; translated from the coding sequence ATGGAGCAACGCAAGCCGCCGGCGACAGAGGAGGGCTGGTACGTCCTGCACGACTGTCGCAGTATCGACTGGGACGCCTGGCGCGAGGCCCCCCAGCGGGTCCGGGACCGGGCGCTCTCGGAGGGGATCGACTTCCTGTCGGCCTACGAGGCCATCGAGGACGCTGAAGAGGGACAGACGGCCGTCTACACCGTCATGGGCCACAAGGCCGACCTCATGATCCTCCACCTGCGGCCGACGATGGGCGATCTCGACGCCGCCGAACGCCACTTCGAGCAGACCGAGTTCGCCGCCTTCACCGAACAAGAGTTCTCCTACGTCTCGGTGACGGAAGCGTCGGGCTACACCGAGAAGTCCCGGGAGTACTTCGACGGCGAGGTCGACGACGACTCCGGGCTGGCACAGTACATCCAGGCGCGACTCCACCCCGGCGTCCCCGACGAGGAGTTCGTCTGTTTCTACCCGATGAGCAAGCGCCGCCAGCCCGATCAGAACTGGTACGACACCAGTTTCGAGGAGCGGGCCGCCCACATCAAGCGCCACGGCGAGATCGGCCGGAGCCACGGGAGCAACGTCAACCAGATGATCTGTGGCTCGATCGGCTTCGACGACTGGGAGTGGGGGATCACGCTCTGGAGCGAGGAGATGACGGCGATCAAGGAGCTGCTGACCGAGATGCGGTTCGATCCCTCGACCTCGCAGTTCGCCGAGTTCGGCCCCTTCTACGTCGGTCGGAAGTTCGCACCCGGTGACCTGCCGGCCGTCCTGGCCGGCCAGCGCGTTCCGACAGATCAGGACGCTGTCCCGGACGCCCATACGGAGACCGACGCCCACGCCGGCCACGACCACGGTTCGAGCGTTCACGCCGACGACGGGGCGACCGGCGACACTGAGGGCCACAGCGGCGCTCATCCCGGGAGTGCGAGCGAGGGCGATCATCCACACGGGGAAGCGGCCGACGACGCCGACCACCCGACGAGCGAGCACGGGGGCGACGAGGAGGACAGCGACACGAGCGGCGGCCGACCGGACGTCTCCGGCGACTACGAACTCGTCGACGACGCCGTCCAGCGGCTCGGTCGCCTCGGCCTCTCCGAAGGCGAGACCTACGACGCGGGGGACTTCGCGCTGATCTTCCATTCGAGCGCGGACGCCGAGGCGCTCGTCGACGACGTCGAGGACCTCGCGGAGAGTTTCGACCACTACGACCGCCACGTCACCACGACGGTGCGGGCCCAGAGCGGCCAGACGTTCGTCGTGAGCATCTGGACGGCCGAGGAGGCCGCAGAGACCGCCGCCGGCTTCCTCAGCGATCTCGACGGGATCGAACAGCAGTTCGGCGGCCAACTCGGGGAGGGGGAAGACGACGAGGACAGCCGGACCGCCGCTTCCTCCGAGTCGATCCGGACACAACTAGCGGCCGAGGGCGTCTACGCCGGCCAGCCTCACGGAGAGGACGTCTACGCGCTGGTCGTCTACTCCGAGGCCGACCCCGAGGAACTCGCCGCGGAGGTCGCGGACCTCCGGGACGCCTTCGACCGGTACGACACCCACGTCCGGACCTCGGTCTACCGGAGTGAGGACGCGGAGACAGCCGCCGTCGCGTCGCTGTGGGACACCGAAGACGCCGCCGGGACCGCAAGCGAGTATCTGACTGACCTCCCCGACGTCGTCCGTCGCCAGGGCGAGAGCGACGGCTTCGGGACGATGGGGATGTTCTACACGGTCAAACCCGAGTACCGCACGGAGTTCGTCGAGAAGTTCGACACCGTCGGGGGGTTGCTCGCGGAGATGGACGGCCACCGGGAGACGTCGCTGCTCGCGAACCACGACGACGAGAACGACATGTTCATCGCGAGCCAGTGGGACAGCAAGGAGGACGCGATGGCCTTCTTCCGCTCCGAGGAGTTCTCCGAGACTGTCGACTGGGGACGTGACGTACTCGCCGACCGACCGCGACACGTGTTCCTGGCCTGA
- a CDS encoding proline dehydrogenase family protein gives MLPPVASRFIAGESDAEVLEHARQLNQGQVGAICNKLGEHYHTREQATADAEAYERLVADIGDSGLRACVSVKPSQLGLFVDEGVFRANLARVVTAAEAAGVFVWIDMEDHTTTDATLDAFEHHAVEQGGGVGVCLQANLRRTPEDLERLAALPGKVRLVKGAYDPPADVAYQDGNAVNEAYEDCLRYMFEAFEDGIAVGSHDPRMLTLAADLHTRHGTPYEVQMLMGVRTDDQFELADTVDVWQYVPYGSRWPSYFWRRVLERKENALFALRAIAGS, from the coding sequence ATGCTTCCGCCAGTTGCGAGCCGTTTTATCGCCGGGGAGAGCGACGCAGAGGTGTTGGAACACGCACGGCAGCTCAACCAGGGCCAGGTCGGCGCCATCTGCAACAAGCTCGGCGAGCACTACCACACGAGAGAGCAGGCCACGGCCGACGCCGAAGCCTACGAACGGCTCGTCGCCGACATCGGCGACAGCGGCCTCCGGGCCTGCGTCTCTGTGAAGCCGTCGCAACTGGGCCTGTTCGTCGACGAGGGCGTCTTCCGGGCGAACCTTGCGCGGGTCGTCACAGCCGCCGAGGCGGCCGGCGTCTTCGTCTGGATCGACATGGAGGACCACACGACGACCGACGCGACGCTTGACGCCTTCGAACACCACGCCGTCGAACAGGGCGGTGGCGTCGGGGTCTGCCTCCAGGCGAACCTCCGGCGGACCCCCGAGGACCTCGAACGACTGGCGGCCCTCCCCGGGAAGGTCAGGCTCGTCAAAGGCGCGTACGACCCGCCGGCCGACGTGGCCTACCAGGACGGCAACGCCGTCAACGAGGCCTACGAGGACTGTCTGCGGTACATGTTCGAGGCGTTCGAGGACGGCATCGCCGTCGGGAGTCACGACCCACGGATGTTGACCCTGGCGGCGGACCTGCACACGAGACACGGGACCCCCTACGAGGTCCAGATGCTGATGGGCGTCCGGACCGACGACCAGTTCGAGCTGGCCGACACCGTCGACGTCTGGCAGTACGTCCCCTACGGCAGCCGGTGGCCGTCGTACTTCTGGCGGCGGGTACTCGAACGCAAGGAGAACGCGCTGTTCGCGTTGCGGGCGATCGCCGGGAGCTAG
- a CDS encoding DUF502 domain-containing protein yields MVSSSSWKRDFASGLIVLLPFLVTTYVILYLYNILASAAVIPAIDSELLLSLGLGPGIANDARAVELARVMTALVIFILIVFSTGYLMRTAVGDILEAALDDMMNQVPGLRVVYNASKMAIETAVGGTEELQKPVKLEVWEGMRMTAFKTGKTTDDGREVLFLPTAPNITTGFVMEVDPADFEPTDERVEDALTRILSAGFGDTDDQEETAIAMLTEDD; encoded by the coding sequence ATGGTCTCGTCCTCGTCCTGGAAGCGTGACTTCGCGAGCGGACTCATCGTCCTCTTGCCCTTCCTGGTGACGACCTACGTGATCCTCTATCTCTACAACATCCTCGCCTCCGCGGCGGTCATTCCGGCCATCGACTCGGAACTCCTGTTGTCGCTGGGCCTGGGACCCGGCATCGCCAACGACGCACGCGCGGTCGAACTGGCGCGGGTGATGACCGCGCTCGTCATCTTCATCCTCATCGTCTTCTCGACGGGCTATCTGATGCGGACCGCGGTCGGGGACATCCTGGAGGCGGCGCTTGACGACATGATGAACCAGGTTCCGGGACTGCGGGTGGTGTACAACGCCTCGAAGATGGCCATCGAGACGGCCGTCGGCGGCACCGAAGAACTCCAGAAGCCGGTGAAACTCGAAGTGTGGGAAGGGATGCGGATGACCGCGTTCAAGACCGGCAAGACGACCGACGACGGCCGTGAGGTCCTCTTCTTACCGACTGCGCCCAACATCACGACCGGGTTCGTGATGGAGGTCGATCCCGCGGACTTCGAACCGACCGACGAGCGCGTCGAGGACGCACTGACCCGTATTCTCAGTGCCGGCTTCGGCGACACGGACGACCAGGAGGAGACCGCCATCGCGATGCTCACCGAGGACGACTGA
- a CDS encoding aldo/keto reductase, which produces MELEYVRLGETGLSVSELSLGTWRFGRETEDGSIEIDEQRAHELLDAYEDAGGRFIDTADVYGGGDSERWIGDWLAERDREEYVLASKIYWPTREDDPNGRGLGRKHIRRNIDLMLDRLGTDYLDVLYIHRWDEDTPARELMHTLTGLVDDGKVNYLGASTFQPNAWRVAQANELAECEGLEPFTISQPRYNLVNREVEGDYLEMCDHYGLGVCPWSPLGQGVLTGKYDREDRAADASAGRSEEWKDAYLTEENFAVVDEVQAVADEVGATPAQVAIAWLMHHDSVAVPLLGARTVDQLTENLGAATVDLSAEQFERLAEAKSGPYDKI; this is translated from the coding sequence ATGGAGCTAGAGTACGTCCGCCTGGGCGAGACCGGACTGTCCGTCAGCGAACTGTCACTCGGGACGTGGCGATTCGGCCGCGAGACCGAGGACGGGAGCATCGAGATCGACGAACAACGAGCCCACGAACTGCTGGACGCCTACGAGGACGCCGGCGGGCGGTTTATCGATACTGCCGACGTCTACGGCGGCGGCGACAGCGAGCGCTGGATCGGCGACTGGCTGGCCGAGCGGGACCGCGAGGAGTACGTGCTGGCCTCGAAGATCTACTGGCCGACACGCGAGGACGACCCGAACGGTCGCGGCCTGGGCCGCAAGCACATCCGGCGCAACATCGACCTGATGCTCGACCGGCTCGGGACCGACTACCTCGACGTGCTCTACATTCACCGCTGGGACGAGGACACGCCCGCCCGAGAACTGATGCATACCCTGACCGGCTTGGTCGACGACGGGAAAGTGAACTACCTGGGCGCGTCGACGTTCCAACCCAACGCCTGGCGGGTCGCCCAGGCCAACGAACTGGCCGAGTGCGAGGGGCTGGAACCCTTCACGATCTCCCAGCCACGCTACAACCTCGTCAACCGCGAGGTCGAGGGCGACTACCTGGAGATGTGTGACCACTACGGGCTGGGGGTCTGTCCCTGGAGCCCGCTGGGACAGGGGGTCCTGACGGGCAAGTACGACCGCGAGGACCGCGCTGCCGACGCCTCGGCCGGCCGCAGCGAGGAGTGGAAGGACGCCTACCTCACCGAGGAGAACTTCGCCGTCGTCGACGAGGTCCAGGCCGTCGCCGACGAGGTCGGTGCCACGCCCGCACAGGTCGCGATCGCGTGGCTCATGCACCACGACAGCGTTGCGGTCCCGCTGCTTGGTGCCCGGACCGTCGACCAACTGACGGAGAACCTCGGGGCCGCGACCGTCGACCTCTCGGCCGAGCAGTTCGAACGCCTCGCGGAGGCCAAATCCGGCCCCTACGACAAGATCTGA
- a CDS encoding CTP-dependent riboflavin kinase produces MAESTGQTVGRDALATLKVLALDGALDGATRISCAALAEQLDASTQTASRRLQGLDDAGLIERTMVSEGQDVRITDAGARRLQSEYADYRQIFENDASVDLTGTVTSGMGEGRHYITLPGYMEQFIDRLGYEPFAGTLNVELVEESVRKRARLSGIEPVTIEGWEDDERTYGPAYCYPASVESGDGEYEPAHIIAPERTHHGEEQLEIIAPEKLRDVLGLADGDEVIAHVSE; encoded by the coding sequence ATGGCTGAATCTACGGGCCAGACCGTCGGTCGCGACGCGCTGGCGACCCTGAAGGTGTTGGCACTGGACGGGGCGCTAGACGGCGCGACGAGGATCTCCTGTGCGGCGCTGGCCGAGCAACTCGACGCCTCGACCCAGACGGCGTCCCGTCGGCTCCAGGGACTCGACGACGCCGGGCTGATCGAACGGACCATGGTCAGCGAGGGGCAGGACGTTCGGATCACCGACGCGGGGGCACGCCGGCTCCAGTCGGAGTACGCCGACTACCGGCAGATCTTCGAAAACGATGCCAGTGTCGACCTCACCGGGACCGTCACCTCCGGGATGGGCGAGGGCCGCCACTACATCACGCTGCCGGGGTACATGGAGCAGTTCATCGACCGGCTGGGGTACGAACCGTTCGCCGGGACGCTCAACGTCGAACTCGTCGAGGAGAGCGTCCGCAAACGGGCTCGGCTGAGCGGTATCGAACCCGTCACCATCGAGGGCTGGGAAGACGACGAACGGACCTACGGGCCGGCGTACTGCTATCCGGCCTCCGTCGAGAGCGGTGACGGCGAGTACGAACCCGCCCACATCATCGCGCCCGAGCGGACCCACCACGGCGAGGAGCAACTGGAGATCATCGCCCCGGAAAAACTGCGGGACGTGCTCGGCCTGGCCGACGGCGACGAGGTGATCGCCCATGTCTCGGAGTGA
- a CDS encoding CDP-2,3-bis-(O-geranylgeranyl)-sn-glycerol synthase, protein MDLVGVVVTALWAMGPAYVPNNAAVLAGGGRPIDGGRTMGGSRLLGDGKTWRGTAAGTVAGTALALAMNELAPTVGDVLGYSLPRFPLLAGVGLALGAMLGDIGASFLKRRSGRERGAAFPGLDQLDFVVGALLLALVVAPGWFLATFTRPVLVAILVVTPLLHVVTNGIAYLLGLKNEPW, encoded by the coding sequence ATGGATCTCGTCGGAGTCGTCGTGACGGCGCTGTGGGCGATGGGACCGGCCTACGTTCCCAACAACGCGGCTGTCCTGGCCGGTGGCGGCCGCCCGATCGACGGCGGGCGGACGATGGGCGGGAGTCGACTGCTGGGCGACGGCAAGACCTGGCGGGGCACCGCCGCCGGGACGGTCGCCGGGACGGCACTGGCGCTGGCGATGAACGAACTCGCACCGACTGTCGGCGACGTGCTCGGCTACTCGCTCCCGCGGTTCCCGCTTCTCGCCGGGGTCGGCCTGGCGCTGGGGGCGATGCTCGGCGACATCGGCGCGTCCTTCCTCAAGCGCCGCAGCGGGCGGGAACGGGGCGCTGCCTTCCCGGGGCTTGACCAACTGGACTTCGTCGTCGGTGCCCTCCTGCTCGCGCTGGTCGTCGCCCCAGGGTGGTTCCTGGCAACGTTTACGCGCCCGGTGCTGGTGGCGATCCTCGTCGTGACGCCGTTGCTCCACGTCGTGACCAACGGTATCGCCTACCTGCTCGGCCTGAAAAACGAACCGTGGTGA
- a CDS encoding methyltransferase domain-containing protein produces MTDGNSWDPDDYDEGHGFVTEYGRDLLELLSPGPGDRVLDVGCGTGHLTAAIADSGADVVGIDAAAEMVDQAREAHPDCAFRQADIREYEPDGEFDAVFSNAVLHWIPGPDHDAVLSTVADALTAEGRFVAEFGGRGNVAAITDALAAELSERGYDRTQPWYFPSIGEYAPRVESHGLELRFARLFDRPTGLDDGEAGLRNWIGMFGDEFFDGVGTTEREAILDGVEERLRPHLFEDGSWTADYRRLRLLARPER; encoded by the coding sequence GTGACCGACGGAAACAGTTGGGACCCCGACGACTACGACGAGGGTCACGGTTTCGTCACCGAGTACGGGCGGGACTTGCTTGAGCTACTGTCGCCCGGACCGGGCGATCGGGTCCTAGACGTGGGCTGTGGCACCGGCCACCTGACGGCGGCGATCGCCGACAGCGGGGCCGACGTGGTGGGCATCGACGCCGCGGCCGAGATGGTCGACCAGGCTCGCGAGGCTCACCCGGACTGTGCGTTCCGACAGGCCGACATCCGCGAGTACGAACCCGACGGTGAGTTCGACGCCGTGTTCTCCAACGCAGTGTTGCACTGGATTCCCGGGCCGGACCACGACGCCGTGTTGTCGACCGTCGCCGACGCGCTGACTGCCGAGGGACGGTTCGTCGCCGAATTCGGCGGCCGCGGCAACGTGGCTGCGATCACCGACGCCCTGGCAGCGGAACTGAGCGAACGCGGCTACGACCGAACACAGCCGTGGTACTTCCCGAGCATCGGCGAGTACGCACCGCGTGTCGAGTCCCACGGGCTGGAACTGCGCTTCGCCCGGCTGTTCGACCGGCCGACGGGGCTGGACGACGGGGAGGCCGGCCTGCGTAACTGGATCGGGATGTTCGGCGACGAGTTCTTCGACGGTGTCGGGACGACCGAACGGGAGGCGATACTGGACGGCGTCGAGGAGCGTCTTCGGCCGCACCTGTTCGAGGATGGGTCCTGGACGGCCGACTACCGGCGGCTCCGGCTCCTGGCACGCCCCGAGCGCTGA
- the sufU gene encoding Fe-S cluster assembly sulfur transfer protein SufU, giving the protein MGIGGSDMYRQQILDHYKSPRNYGEIDDPTFTHVGENPMCGDEIRMDVVLSEDEETIEHVAFRGDGCAISQASASMLTEQLQGMSIEELQAMDRDDIVDMLGVDISPMRIKCAVLAEKVAQDGAEIYFGEKEIDRTTTEEDDD; this is encoded by the coding sequence ATGGGTATCGGCGGCTCCGACATGTACCGACAGCAGATTTTGGACCACTACAAGAGCCCACGTAACTACGGGGAGATCGACGATCCGACGTTTACACACGTCGGGGAGAACCCGATGTGTGGCGACGAGATCCGGATGGACGTGGTCCTCAGCGAGGACGAAGAGACAATCGAACACGTCGCGTTCCGGGGCGACGGCTGTGCTATCTCACAGGCGTCGGCGTCGATGCTCACCGAGCAACTCCAGGGCATGTCGATCGAAGAACTCCAGGCGATGGACAGAGACGACATCGTCGACATGCTGGGCGTGGACATTTCGCCGATGCGGATCAAGTGTGCGGTGCTGGCCGAGAAGGTCGCACAGGACGGCGCCGAGATCTACTTCGGCGAGAAAGAGATCGACCGGACGACGACGGAAGAAGACGACGACTGA
- a CDS encoding branched-chain amino acid transaminase produces MSDRPEMFEGVDTIWMDGEFVDFEDAQVHVLTHALHYGTGVFEGVRCYDTDHGPAIFRWEEHLERLYDSGRVYDIDIPFEPEELTEATEELIRREELDSCYIRPIAFYGYGPLGLSPEKSPVKTAIGVWPWGAYLGEEALEEGVDVAISSWRKYASSQIPTNAKTTGTYVNSVLASQEAKANGYTEAIVLNKEGNVAEGPGENIFLVRDDEIYTTGLAESILDGITRQTAITLAEEMGYTVHDDATISRGELYTADELFFTGTAAEVTPIRSVDDNVIGEGTKGPVTDDVQTAFFDLVESGDREEWFRYV; encoded by the coding sequence ATGAGCGACCGACCCGAGATGTTCGAAGGGGTCGACACCATCTGGATGGACGGCGAGTTCGTCGACTTCGAGGACGCACAGGTCCACGTGCTCACCCACGCCCTCCACTACGGGACGGGGGTCTTCGAGGGTGTGCGGTGTTACGACACCGACCACGGCCCGGCGATCTTCCGCTGGGAGGAACACCTCGAACGGCTCTACGATTCCGGGCGGGTCTACGACATCGACATCCCGTTCGAACCCGAGGAACTGACCGAAGCCACCGAGGAACTCATCCGGCGGGAGGAGCTGGATTCGTGTTACATCCGGCCCATCGCCTTCTACGGCTACGGCCCGCTGGGACTGAGCCCCGAGAAATCGCCCGTGAAGACCGCCATCGGCGTCTGGCCGTGGGGTGCCTACCTCGGCGAGGAGGCCCTCGAAGAGGGCGTCGACGTGGCGATCTCCTCGTGGCGCAAGTACGCCTCCAGCCAGATTCCGACCAACGCCAAGACGACGGGGACCTACGTCAACAGCGTGCTGGCCTCCCAGGAGGCGAAGGCCAACGGCTACACCGAGGCGATCGTCCTGAACAAGGAGGGCAACGTCGCCGAGGGGCCGGGCGAGAACATCTTCCTGGTGCGGGACGACGAGATCTACACGACCGGACTGGCCGAGTCGATCCTCGACGGGATCACGCGCCAGACGGCGATCACGCTCGCCGAGGAGATGGGTTACACCGTCCACGACGACGCCACTATCTCACGCGGGGAACTGTACACCGCCGACGAACTGTTCTTCACCGGCACGGCCGCGGAGGTCACGCCGATCCGTAGCGTCGACGACAACGTCATCGGCGAGGGGACGAAGGGGCCGGTCACCGACGACGTCCAGACGGCTTTCTTCGATCTGGTCGAGTCGGGCGACCGCGAGGAGTGGTTCCGGTACGTCTGA
- the ribB gene encoding 3,4-dihydroxy-2-butanone-4-phosphate synthase, whose amino-acid sequence MSRSEPDTADAEGVADAVAAFGRGEPVLIHDAADREGETDLVYPAGAVMPEAVARMRNDAGGLVCVALSDAVADRLDLPFMQEALDHPTSADHDLAYDERSSFSLTVNHRDTFTGITDEDRSLTIRELAAVAADPDPAVFTEQFRAPGHVHLLRAAPGLLADRMGHTELGLALAAAADQPPAVVVCEMLDDETGAALPPAAARAYADREGLTYVEGASIVDHLG is encoded by the coding sequence ATGTCTCGGAGTGAGCCCGACACTGCCGACGCCGAGGGCGTGGCCGACGCCGTCGCCGCCTTCGGGCGGGGCGAGCCCGTGTTGATCCACGACGCCGCCGACCGCGAGGGCGAGACCGACCTCGTCTACCCGGCCGGGGCCGTCATGCCCGAGGCCGTCGCCCGCATGCGCAACGACGCCGGCGGGCTCGTCTGTGTGGCGCTCTCGGACGCCGTGGCCGATCGGCTGGACCTCCCGTTCATGCAGGAGGCGCTGGACCACCCCACGTCGGCGGACCACGACCTGGCCTACGACGAGCGGTCGTCGTTCTCGCTGACGGTCAACCACCGCGACACCTTCACCGGGATCACCGACGAGGACCGCTCGCTGACGATCCGGGAACTGGCTGCGGTGGCCGCCGACCCCGACCCCGCGGTCTTCACCGAGCAGTTCCGCGCGCCCGGACACGTCCACCTCCTTCGGGCCGCGCCTGGACTGCTCGCGGACCGCATGGGTCACACTGAACTCGGTCTCGCGCTGGCCGCGGCGGCCGATCAGCCACCGGCCGTCGTCGTCTGTGAGATGCTCGACGACGAGACGGGCGCGGCGCTCCCGCCGGCGGCCGCACGGGCCTACGCCGACCGCGAGGGACTGACCTACGTCGAGGGCGCGAGCATCGTCGACCACCTGGGTTGA